A section of the Corynebacterium auris genome encodes:
- the pyrH gene encoding UMP kinase: MLKLGGEMFGAGKVGIDPDVVESVAAQIAEVARGGTEVAVVIGGGNFFRGAQLQQRGMDRARSDYMGMLGTVMNCLALQDFLQQEGVDCRVQTAINMAQIAEPYLPLRAARHLEKGRVVIFGAGMGMPYFSTDTTAAQRALEIGCEVLLMAKGVDGVYDDDPRVNPEAKLYTEVSPREVLEKGLKVADATAFSLCMDNKMPILVFNLLKEGNIARAVAGERIGTLVS, encoded by the coding sequence ATGCTCAAGCTCGGAGGCGAGATGTTCGGCGCAGGCAAGGTCGGCATCGACCCCGACGTCGTCGAAAGCGTCGCCGCGCAGATCGCCGAGGTGGCCCGGGGCGGCACCGAGGTCGCCGTCGTGATCGGCGGGGGCAACTTCTTCCGCGGGGCCCAGCTGCAGCAGCGCGGTATGGACCGAGCCCGCTCCGACTACATGGGCATGCTCGGCACGGTGATGAACTGCCTGGCCCTGCAGGACTTCCTCCAGCAAGAGGGTGTGGACTGCCGCGTGCAGACGGCCATCAACATGGCCCAAATCGCGGAGCCCTACCTGCCGCTTCGGGCGGCCCGCCACTTGGAGAAGGGGCGCGTGGTCATCTTCGGCGCGGGCATGGGCATGCCGTACTTTTCCACTGACACCACCGCGGCGCAGCGCGCGCTCGAGATCGGCTGCGAGGTCCTGCTCATGGCCAAGGGCGTCGACGGGGTCTACGACGACGATCCGCGCGTGAACCCGGAGGCCAAGCTCTACACCGAGGTCTCCCCGCGCGAGGTGCTGGAAAAGGGGCTGAAGGTCGCGGACGCCACCGCCTTCTCCCTCTGCATGGACAACAAAATGCCGATCCTCGTTTTCAACCTGCTCAAGGAGGGCAACATCGCCCGGGCCGTGGCAGGGGAGCGCATCGGCACCCTCGTGAGCTAA
- the ispG gene encoding flavodoxin-dependent (E)-4-hydroxy-3-methylbut-2-enyl-diphosphate synthase has product MNQPIALGIPDGPPPTLAPRRKTRQLMVGGVGVGSEHPITVQSMTTTKTHDINATLQQIAQLTTAGCDIVRVACPKTVDAEALPAIAAKSPIPVIADIHFQPKYIFAAIDAGCAAVRVNPGNIKEFDGRVKEVAKAAGDAGIPIRIGVNGGSLDKRLLEKYGKATPEALVESAVYEAGLFEEHGFGDIAISVKHSDPVLMVEAYRQLAEVTDYPLHLGVTEAGPKFMGTIKSSVAFGALLSQGIGDTIRVSLSADPVEEIKVGDQILQSLNLRPRKLEIVSCPSCGRAQVDVYKLAEEVTAGLDGMEFPLRVAVMGCVVNGPGEARDADLGVASGNGKGQIFVKGEVVETVPESKIVETLIAHAQRIAEEEGLEEIAGAKAEVKVTR; this is encoded by the coding sequence ATGAATCAGCCTATTGCTTTGGGTATCCCCGACGGTCCGCCCCCGACTCTCGCGCCGCGCCGCAAGACGCGTCAGCTGATGGTGGGCGGTGTCGGTGTCGGCTCGGAGCACCCGATCACGGTTCAGTCGATGACGACGACGAAGACCCACGACATCAACGCGACCCTGCAGCAGATCGCGCAGCTGACCACCGCGGGCTGCGACATCGTGCGCGTCGCCTGCCCGAAGACGGTCGACGCCGAGGCTCTGCCGGCCATCGCCGCGAAGTCTCCGATCCCCGTGATCGCGGACATCCACTTCCAGCCGAAGTACATCTTTGCCGCGATCGACGCGGGCTGCGCGGCGGTGCGCGTCAACCCCGGCAACATCAAGGAGTTTGACGGGCGCGTCAAGGAGGTGGCCAAGGCCGCCGGGGATGCGGGTATTCCCATCCGCATCGGCGTCAACGGTGGTTCCCTGGACAAGCGCCTTTTGGAGAAGTACGGCAAGGCCACCCCGGAGGCCTTGGTGGAGTCCGCGGTCTACGAGGCGGGCCTGTTCGAGGAGCACGGCTTCGGCGATATTGCCATTTCCGTCAAGCACTCGGACCCGGTGCTCATGGTCGAGGCATACCGCCAGCTGGCGGAGGTCACGGACTACCCGCTGCACCTGGGCGTGACCGAGGCGGGCCCGAAGTTCATGGGCACCATCAAGTCCTCCGTCGCCTTCGGCGCCCTGCTTTCGCAGGGTATCGGCGACACCATTCGGGTGTCCCTGTCGGCGGACCCGGTGGAGGAGATCAAGGTGGGCGATCAGATCCTGCAGTCGCTCAACCTGCGCCCGCGCAAGCTCGAGATCGTCTCCTGCCCGTCGTGCGGGCGCGCCCAGGTGGACGTGTACAAGCTTGCGGAGGAGGTCACCGCAGGCCTGGACGGGATGGAGTTCCCGCTGCGCGTGGCCGTGATGGGCTGCGTGGTGAACGGCCCCGGCGAGGCGCGCGACGCCGATCTCGGCGTGGCCTCGGGAAACGGCAAGGGCCAGATCTTTGTCAAGGGCGAGGTCGTGGAGACGGTCCCGGAGTCGAAGATCGTCGAGACCCTCATCGCCCACGCTCAGCGCATTGCCGAGGAGGAGGGGCTCGAGGAGATCGCCGGGGCCAAGGCAGAAGTCAAGGTCACGCGCTAG
- the dxr gene encoding 1-deoxy-D-xylulose-5-phosphate reductoisomerase encodes MKKVLLLGSTGSIGTQAIEVIDDHRDAFEVVGIAAGGRDPGLVVKQARSLGLGPGAVAVSDPAAAREVSAALGGQVLGSPEELVRAQPAETVLNALVGSLGLASTLAALETGAHLALANKESLVAGGDLVTAAAAEGQIIPVDSEHSAMAQCLRAGTANEVASYVLTASGGPFRGRTREQMWDVTPQQAAAHPTWSMGQMNTLNSATLVNKGLELIEATLLFGVDASRIEVTVHPQSIVHSMVTFIDGATIAQASPPSMNLPIAHALAWPRRVPGAQPALDFSGAAEWSFEPVDDAAFPAVRLAREAAAAGAGAPAVYNAANEEAAAAFLAGRIRFPQIVDVIAEVLQGADTFAGTPATYADVVAVEDEARARARAQIRSIEST; translated from the coding sequence GTGAAAAAAGTTCTGCTCCTCGGCTCCACGGGCTCGATCGGCACCCAGGCGATCGAGGTCATTGATGATCACCGCGACGCCTTCGAGGTGGTCGGCATCGCTGCGGGTGGGCGCGACCCCGGGCTCGTCGTCAAGCAAGCTCGCAGCCTCGGGCTCGGGCCGGGCGCCGTCGCCGTGTCCGATCCGGCCGCGGCGCGCGAGGTCTCGGCGGCGCTCGGCGGCCAGGTGCTCGGCAGCCCAGAAGAACTGGTGCGCGCGCAGCCGGCGGAGACGGTGCTCAACGCGCTGGTGGGCTCGCTGGGGCTGGCGTCGACGCTGGCCGCGCTGGAGACGGGGGCGCACCTCGCGCTGGCGAACAAGGAGTCGCTGGTGGCCGGGGGCGATCTGGTCACGGCCGCGGCCGCCGAGGGGCAGATCATCCCCGTGGATTCCGAGCACTCCGCCATGGCGCAGTGCCTGCGCGCCGGAACTGCTAATGAGGTGGCCAGCTACGTGCTCACCGCCTCGGGCGGGCCGTTCCGGGGGCGCACGCGGGAGCAGATGTGGGACGTGACGCCGCAGCAGGCGGCGGCGCACCCCACCTGGTCGATGGGGCAGATGAACACGCTCAATTCCGCGACGCTGGTGAATAAGGGACTCGAGCTGATCGAGGCGACGCTGCTGTTCGGCGTCGATGCCTCCCGCATCGAGGTGACGGTGCACCCGCAGTCCATCGTGCACTCCATGGTCACCTTCATCGACGGGGCGACCATCGCCCAGGCCTCGCCGCCCTCGATGAACCTCCCCATCGCGCACGCCCTGGCGTGGCCGCGCCGCGTGCCGGGCGCGCAACCCGCCCTCGACTTCTCGGGCGCCGCCGAGTGGAGCTTCGAGCCCGTGGATGACGCCGCTTTCCCCGCCGTGCGCCTCGCCCGGGAGGCGGCCGCCGCGGGGGCGGGCGCTCCCGCCGTGTACAACGCCGCCAACGAGGAAGCGGCCGCCGCGTTTTTGGCGGGGCGGATCCGCTTCCCGCAGATCGTCGACGTGATCGCGGAGGTGCTGCAAGGCGCCGACACGTTCGCGGGCACGCCCGCCACGTACGCGGACGTCGTCGCGGTGGAGGACGAGGCACGCGCCCGGGCCCGGGCGCAGATCCGCTCGATCGAGAGCACCTAA
- the rlmN gene encoding 23S rRNA (adenine(2503)-C(2))-methyltransferase RlmN — MSDFPKIQLLTPKRGMPPKHFADLSAEERIAALGELGLPKFRANQIARHYYGKFEADPLTMTDLPEAQRQAVKDSLFPTLLKRVRAVETDNGDTTKTLWKLHDGILLESVLMRYPGRATLCISSQAGCGMACPFCATGQGGLDRNLSTAEIVDQVREAAATMRAEGSRLSNVVFMGMGEPLANYRRVVSAVRQITSPAPEGFGISQRNVTVSTVGLAPQIRMLAEEDLSCTLAVSLHTPDDELRDELVPMNNRFAVEDVLDAARYYADRTGRRVSIEYALIRDINDQDFRADMLGKKLHDALGPLVHVNLIPLNPTPGSKWDASPKQRQDEFVRRVIAQGVTCTVRDTKGQEIAAACGQLAADEKAV, encoded by the coding sequence ATGAGCGATTTTCCCAAAATCCAGCTGCTGACCCCGAAGCGCGGCATGCCGCCCAAGCACTTCGCCGACCTGAGCGCCGAGGAGCGCATCGCGGCGCTCGGCGAGCTAGGTCTGCCGAAGTTCCGCGCCAACCAAATCGCGCGCCACTACTACGGCAAGTTCGAGGCCGACCCGCTGACCATGACGGACCTGCCGGAGGCGCAGCGCCAGGCGGTGAAGGACTCGCTCTTTCCCACGCTGCTCAAGCGGGTGCGCGCGGTAGAGACCGATAACGGCGATACCACGAAGACGCTGTGGAAGCTTCACGACGGAATCCTCCTCGAGTCCGTGCTCATGCGCTACCCCGGCCGCGCGACGTTGTGCATCTCCTCGCAGGCAGGCTGCGGCATGGCGTGCCCCTTCTGCGCGACCGGGCAGGGCGGGCTGGACCGCAACCTGTCCACCGCGGAGATCGTGGACCAGGTCCGTGAAGCAGCGGCGACAATGCGCGCCGAGGGCTCGCGCCTCAGCAACGTCGTGTTTATGGGCATGGGCGAGCCGCTGGCGAACTACAGGCGCGTCGTCTCCGCCGTCCGCCAGATCACCAGCCCGGCCCCAGAGGGCTTCGGCATCTCCCAGCGCAACGTCACCGTGTCCACCGTCGGGCTTGCGCCGCAGATTCGCATGCTGGCCGAGGAAGACCTCTCCTGCACCCTCGCCGTCTCTCTGCACACCCCCGACGACGAGCTCCGCGACGAGCTCGTTCCCATGAATAACCGCTTCGCCGTGGAAGACGTCCTCGACGCGGCGCGCTACTACGCGGACCGGACCGGCCGCCGCGTCTCCATCGAATACGCGCTCATCCGCGACATCAATGACCAGGATTTCCGCGCAGACATGCTGGGCAAGAAGCTTCACGACGCCCTCGGGCCCCTCGTCCACGTCAACCTGATCCCCCTGAACCCCACCCCGGGGTCAAAGTGGGACGCCTCCCCGAAGCAGCGCCAGGACGAGTTCGTCCGCCGCGTGATCGCGCAGGGCGTGACCTGCACCGTGCGCGACACCAAGGGGCAGGAAATCGCGGCCGCCTGCGGGCAGCTGGCCGCCGACGAAAAGGCCGTCTGA
- a CDS encoding phosphatidate cytidylyltransferase translates to MSDSGEVQRQRRSRLVFRAPRPKNKAGRNLPVAIATGVGLGALVILAALIGPVAWYPLVALAVGLAMWEVLSRLREAGYYQPRTFLIVLGQAMLWVSAPFGVEGLVSGFALSVLFLMFYRLFHNGRHEKPENYLRDTAVGIFVLAWIPLFGSFAALISLVEDGGPSGTLFIFTFMIGVVASDVGGYCAGVMFGSHSMAPAVSPNKSWEGFAGSIVFGVTAGILVVTLLLDNPWWVGVLLGVALVICATMGDLVESQFKRELGIKDMSRVLPGHGGIMDRLDGMLPAAAATWLVLTLLAEL, encoded by the coding sequence GTGTCTGACTCCGGAGAGGTACAACGCCAGCGCAGGTCGCGCCTGGTGTTTCGTGCTCCACGGCCAAAGAATAAGGCGGGGCGCAACCTGCCCGTCGCCATCGCGACGGGCGTCGGCCTCGGCGCCCTCGTCATCCTCGCCGCCTTAATCGGGCCGGTGGCCTGGTATCCCCTGGTTGCCTTGGCGGTGGGCCTTGCCATGTGGGAGGTGCTCTCCCGGCTGCGCGAGGCGGGCTACTACCAGCCCCGCACCTTCCTCATCGTGCTGGGTCAGGCCATGCTGTGGGTCTCGGCCCCGTTCGGCGTCGAGGGCCTCGTCTCCGGGTTCGCGCTCAGCGTCCTGTTTCTCATGTTTTACCGGCTGTTCCACAACGGCCGCCACGAGAAGCCGGAGAACTACCTGCGCGATACCGCCGTGGGCATTTTCGTGCTGGCGTGGATCCCTTTGTTCGGTTCCTTCGCCGCGCTGATTTCGCTCGTCGAAGACGGCGGCCCGTCGGGCACCCTGTTCATTTTTACCTTCATGATCGGCGTGGTGGCCTCCGACGTGGGCGGTTACTGTGCCGGCGTGATGTTCGGCTCCCACTCGATGGCGCCCGCCGTCAGCCCGAACAAGAGCTGGGAGGGCTTTGCCGGGTCGATTGTCTTCGGTGTGACGGCGGGCATCCTCGTCGTCACGCTGCTGCTTGACAACCCCTGGTGGGTGGGAGTGCTGCTCGGTGTCGCGCTGGTGATCTGCGCGACGATGGGCGACCTGGTGGAAAGCCAGTTCAAGCGCGAGCTGGGGATCAAGGACATGTCGCGCGTCCTGCCGGGGCACGGGGGGATCATGGACCGCCTCGACGGCATGCTGCCGGCCGCGGCGGCGACGTGGCTGGTGCTCACGCTCCTGGCCGAGCTGTAG
- a CDS encoding DUF2631 domain-containing protein, with protein sequence MADHSHDKEPQVYNGVSEADVPSAKFGWSEFSPAAIQIAGWISVVFLIAYNFGNHQGHVETIWLVAFTVLIALGLILFAVRPQLSQVRTVTAHNKPLGHVERDWAYDQHTLSGAYAELGERDLRAHNIDPARVAHLRRQDAVES encoded by the coding sequence GTGGCCGACCACTCCCACGACAAAGAGCCGCAGGTGTACAACGGAGTTTCCGAGGCGGACGTGCCCTCCGCGAAGTTCGGTTGGAGCGAGTTCTCCCCCGCCGCCATCCAGATCGCCGGGTGGATCTCCGTGGTGTTCCTCATCGCCTACAACTTCGGCAACCACCAGGGCCACGTGGAGACGATCTGGCTGGTCGCCTTCACTGTGCTTATCGCCCTCGGCCTCATCCTGTTCGCGGTGCGCCCGCAGCTGAGCCAGGTGCGCACCGTCACCGCGCACAACAAGCCGCTCGGCCACGTCGAGCGCGACTGGGCCTACGACCAGCACACGCTCTCCGGTGCCTACGCCGAGCTCGGCGAGCGCGACCTGCGCGCCCACAACATCGACCCGGCCCGCGTCGCCCACCTGCGCCGCCAGGACGCGGTCGAGAGCTAG
- the map gene encoding type I methionyl aminopeptidase, with translation MSHRGLLEPGKPTPIRTVPEDIERPEYAWKDEVQENVGEPFVQTPETIEKMREASKIAANALAAAGAAVRPGVTTDEIDRVAHEYMLDHGAYPSTLGYRGYPKSCCVSLNEIVCHGIPDTTVIEEGDIVNIDVTAYKNGVHGDTNATFLAGEVEKRHRELVERTYAATMRGINAAKPGREINVIGRVIESYAKRFGYNVVTDFTGHGVGPTFHNGLVVLHFDSDTYRDVLTPGMTLTVEPMINLGALPYRIWDDGWTVQNLDGEYTAQFEHTILITETGNEILTIPDAELAEGMLMLGDA, from the coding sequence ATGAGCCACAGAGGATTGCTGGAACCAGGAAAGCCCACCCCGATCCGCACGGTGCCCGAGGACATCGAGCGCCCGGAGTACGCGTGGAAGGATGAGGTCCAGGAGAACGTGGGCGAGCCGTTCGTGCAGACGCCTGAGACGATCGAGAAGATGCGCGAGGCCTCGAAGATTGCCGCCAACGCGCTCGCGGCGGCGGGCGCGGCCGTGCGCCCCGGCGTAACCACCGACGAGATCGACCGCGTGGCGCACGAGTACATGCTCGACCACGGCGCCTACCCCTCCACGCTGGGCTACCGGGGCTACCCGAAGTCCTGCTGCGTCTCGCTCAACGAGATCGTCTGCCACGGCATCCCGGACACGACCGTGATTGAGGAGGGTGACATCGTCAACATCGATGTCACCGCCTACAAAAACGGGGTCCACGGCGACACCAACGCGACCTTTCTGGCCGGGGAGGTGGAAAAGCGCCACCGTGAGCTCGTCGAGCGGACCTACGCGGCGACGATGCGCGGCATCAATGCCGCGAAGCCGGGGCGCGAGATCAACGTCATCGGCCGCGTCATCGAGTCATACGCGAAGCGCTTCGGCTACAACGTGGTCACCGACTTCACCGGCCACGGAGTGGGCCCCACCTTCCACAACGGCCTGGTGGTGCTGCACTTCGACTCGGACACCTACCGCGACGTCCTCACCCCCGGCATGACGCTGACCGTCGAGCCGATGATCAACCTCGGCGCCCTGCCGTACCGCATCTGGGACGACGGCTGGACCGTGCAGAACCTCGACGGCGAGTACACCGCCCAGTTCGAGCACACCATCCTCATCACCGAGACCGGCAACGAGATTCTCACCATCCCCGACGCCGAGCTCGCCGAGGGCATGCTCATGCTTGGCGACGCCTAA
- the frr gene encoding ribosome recycling factor, protein MIDDVLLDAEERMTSSVEHTRDELAIIRTGRANPAMFNGVTAEFYGAPTPINQMATISVPEPRMLLVKPYDMSTLKEIENAIRNSDLGVNPTDDGQVIRVTIPQLTEERRRDLVKQARQKGEEGKIAIRNIRRQGMEALKKIQKDGDAGEDEVVTAEKTLDKTTGQYVAQIDEIVSRKEAELMEV, encoded by the coding sequence ATGATTGACGACGTACTTCTCGACGCCGAAGAGCGCATGACCAGCTCCGTCGAGCACACCCGCGACGAGCTCGCGATCATCCGCACGGGCCGCGCGAACCCCGCCATGTTCAACGGCGTGACGGCAGAGTTCTACGGTGCGCCGACCCCGATCAACCAGATGGCCACCATTTCGGTCCCGGAGCCGCGCATGCTGCTGGTCAAGCCGTACGACATGTCGACGCTCAAGGAGATCGAGAACGCGATCCGCAACTCGGACCTCGGTGTGAACCCGACCGACGACGGTCAGGTGATCCGCGTGACCATCCCGCAGCTGACCGAGGAGCGCCGCCGCGATCTGGTCAAGCAGGCGAGGCAGAAGGGCGAGGAAGGCAAGATCGCCATCCGCAACATCCGCCGCCAGGGCATGGAGGCGCTGAAGAAGATCCAGAAGGACGGCGACGCCGGCGAGGACGAGGTGGTCACCGCGGAAAAGACCCTGGACAAGACCACGGGCCAGTACGTCGCGCAGATTGACGAGATTGTCTCCCGCAAAGAAGCGGAGCTGATGGAGGTCTAG
- a CDS encoding M50 family metallopeptidase, with protein MAFALGILVFALGIAASIALHEAGHMFTARAFGMRVRRYFIGFGPPLWQTTRGHTTYGVAALPFGGFCDIAGLTSQDLLTDEEKPLAMYLKPWWQRVAVMSGGIAMNVLLGLVITYLVAVFAAIPNPYADRTPTVGAVSCTADQTGPDTLADCTGPGPAGEAGVRPGDKVLAVDGVQIATFDELRSHVLVRPAETVTLTVERGGAERDIPIVVDEVVRMNAQTGESFRAGAIGVASRPVENPTASFGPVEAVPATFSLTGQMLQGTVEGLIAFPSKIPGVVASIFGAERDVAGPVSVIGASRAGGELVERDMWAVFWMLLASLNFFLALFNIVPLPPLDGGHIAVIFFETFRDAVRRLRGLPPGGPVNYDRLMPVTYAIAAALLVVGVFVMVADVVNPVRIFG; from the coding sequence ATGGCTTTCGCACTCGGCATCCTCGTCTTCGCCCTCGGCATCGCCGCCTCGATCGCCCTGCACGAGGCGGGGCACATGTTCACCGCGCGTGCCTTCGGCATGCGGGTGCGCCGCTACTTCATCGGCTTTGGGCCCCCGCTGTGGCAGACGACAAGAGGGCACACCACCTACGGCGTGGCGGCGCTGCCCTTCGGCGGGTTCTGCGACATCGCGGGGTTGACGTCCCAGGACCTGCTGACCGACGAGGAAAAGCCCCTGGCGATGTACCTGAAGCCGTGGTGGCAGCGCGTGGCCGTGATGAGCGGCGGTATTGCCATGAACGTGCTGCTCGGGCTCGTGATCACCTACCTGGTGGCGGTCTTCGCCGCCATCCCCAACCCCTACGCGGACCGCACCCCCACCGTCGGGGCGGTCAGCTGCACCGCGGACCAGACCGGCCCGGACACCCTCGCGGACTGCACGGGGCCCGGCCCGGCGGGGGAGGCTGGCGTGCGGCCGGGAGACAAGGTGCTCGCCGTCGACGGGGTGCAGATAGCCACCTTTGACGAGCTGCGCTCGCACGTCCTGGTGCGCCCCGCGGAAACCGTGACACTGACGGTTGAGCGCGGCGGCGCGGAACGCGACATCCCGATTGTCGTCGATGAGGTCGTGCGCATGAACGCGCAGACGGGCGAAAGCTTCCGGGCAGGCGCGATTGGCGTGGCGAGCCGGCCCGTGGAGAACCCGACGGCCTCGTTCGGCCCGGTGGAGGCCGTGCCCGCGACCTTCTCCCTGACCGGGCAGATGCTGCAGGGCACGGTCGAGGGGCTGATCGCCTTCCCCAGTAAGATCCCCGGCGTGGTGGCGTCGATCTTCGGCGCGGAGCGCGACGTCGCCGGCCCTGTGAGCGTAATCGGGGCGTCGCGGGCGGGCGGGGAGCTCGTCGAGCGCGACATGTGGGCGGTGTTCTGGATGCTGCTCGCCTCGCTGAACTTCTTCCTCGCCCTGTTCAACATCGTCCCGCTCCCGCCGCTGGACGGCGGGCACATCGCGGTGATCTTTTTCGAGACGTTCCGGGACGCGGTGCGGCGCCTGCGCGGCCTGCCCCCGGGCGGGCCGGTCAACTACGACAGGCTCATGCCGGTGACGTACGCGATAGCAGCGGCGCTGCTTGTCGTCGGCGTTTTCGTCATGGTGGCGGACGTGGTGAACCCGGTCAGAATATTTGGTTAG
- a CDS encoding penicillin-binding transpeptidase domain-containing protein, protein MNKTLVAAGLACSLVVALSACTPKPRDAEPVAEDFLAALTSQDYEAIASLVDDPAAATGTIRRTWEGLQAEGVSAEVAEVRQQDNVATVRYSLDWELPRGRDFAYDASMTLTQKGEEWTVRWQPSVMNPKLGANQHLELRAKPADKASVVSSDGVELLRPGVAYRVLVDTELVRNAGETARRVVAALDRAREVDPSVPSREAGDVEGQIRGASGSYSLAVVPAAAVDAFRQALGELAGVRLNEEAAMVSADPGFAPDILARVGELVRGDLEGAPGWSVSVVNENGAALEKLSGQAPEPAPAVRVSLDHAVQRAAEQALEPVAEQQAMIVAIRPSTGEVLAVAQTPAADREGNIATMGQYPPGSTFKIITAAAGAQLQGLTPESIVPCPGTMDIFGRVVTNYGGFSLGDVPLERAFATSCNTTFADVSTRLEPGQLKDVGKQFGLGIDLAVPGLETVTGSIPEGEEPLDRTEAGYGQGHDLASPFGMALVAATAARGTMPVPYLIAGEETTLSEPAPAPAPQAVEELQRMMAAVTAPGGTAAGMSAGGDIRGKTGEAEINDGSHSWFTGYRVDDDIAFATLIVLGGGSEAAVAATDRMLVNLDQARNPG, encoded by the coding sequence ATGAATAAAACTCTGGTGGCCGCCGGGCTAGCCTGCTCGCTCGTGGTCGCGCTCAGCGCCTGCACGCCGAAGCCGCGGGACGCGGAGCCGGTCGCGGAGGATTTCCTCGCCGCGCTGACCTCGCAGGACTACGAGGCCATCGCATCGCTTGTCGACGACCCCGCCGCCGCGACCGGCACCATTCGCCGGACCTGGGAGGGGCTGCAGGCCGAGGGAGTGAGCGCCGAGGTCGCCGAGGTGCGCCAGCAGGACAACGTGGCCACCGTGCGCTACAGCCTCGACTGGGAGCTGCCGCGCGGGCGCGACTTTGCCTACGACGCCTCCATGACGCTGACCCAGAAGGGCGAGGAGTGGACGGTGCGCTGGCAACCCTCCGTGATGAACCCGAAGCTCGGGGCGAACCAGCACCTCGAGCTGCGCGCCAAGCCCGCGGACAAGGCCAGCGTGGTGTCCTCCGACGGGGTCGAGCTGCTGCGCCCAGGCGTGGCCTACCGCGTGCTCGTGGATACCGAGCTGGTGCGTAATGCAGGCGAGACGGCCCGGCGGGTCGTTGCCGCCCTCGACCGCGCGCGGGAGGTGGACCCTTCCGTTCCGAGCCGGGAGGCGGGCGACGTGGAGGGGCAGATCCGCGGGGCGTCGGGAAGCTACTCGCTCGCGGTCGTGCCCGCCGCTGCGGTGGATGCGTTCCGGCAGGCCTTGGGGGAGCTCGCCGGGGTGCGGCTCAACGAAGAGGCCGCCATGGTCAGCGCCGATCCGGGCTTCGCGCCCGACATCCTGGCCCGCGTCGGCGAACTGGTGCGCGGTGACCTCGAGGGTGCGCCCGGGTGGAGCGTGAGCGTGGTCAACGAGAACGGCGCCGCGCTGGAGAAACTGAGCGGGCAGGCGCCGGAGCCTGCGCCCGCCGTCCGGGTGAGCCTGGACCACGCGGTGCAGCGCGCGGCAGAGCAGGCGCTTGAGCCGGTCGCTGAGCAGCAGGCCATGATCGTGGCCATCCGGCCGTCGACAGGCGAGGTGCTCGCCGTCGCGCAGACCCCGGCGGCGGACCGGGAGGGCAACATCGCGACGATGGGGCAGTACCCGCCGGGCTCGACGTTCAAGATCATCACCGCCGCTGCGGGGGCGCAGCTGCAGGGGCTCACGCCCGAGAGCATTGTGCCGTGCCCCGGGACGATGGACATCTTTGGGCGTGTGGTGACCAACTACGGCGGTTTCAGCCTCGGCGACGTGCCCCTCGAAAGGGCCTTCGCCACCTCGTGCAATACCACGTTTGCCGACGTGTCGACGCGGCTGGAACCGGGGCAGCTGAAGGACGTCGGAAAGCAATTCGGCCTCGGGATTGACCTGGCTGTCCCGGGCCTGGAGACCGTCACCGGCTCGATCCCGGAAGGCGAGGAGCCGCTCGATCGCACCGAGGCGGGCTACGGGCAGGGCCACGACCTGGCCAGCCCCTTCGGCATGGCCCTTGTCGCCGCCACGGCTGCGCGCGGGACGATGCCGGTGCCGTACCTGATCGCTGGGGAGGAAACCACACTGAGCGAACCGGCGCCCGCGCCGGCCCCGCAAGCGGTGGAAGAGCTGCAGCGGATGATGGCAGCGGTCACCGCGCCCGGCGGCACCGCGGCCGGGATGAGCGCCGGCGGCGACATCCGCGGAAAGACCGGCGAGGCCGAGATCAACGACGGCTCCCACTCGTGGTTTACCGGCTACCGGGTTGACGACGACATCGCGTTCGCCACCCTCATCGTCCTCGGCGGCGGGTCCGAGGCGGCCGTGGCCGCGACCGACAGGATGCTGGTGAATCTGGACCAGGCGCGCAACCCGGGCTAA